The Pantoea eucalypti sequence ACAAGGATGAAGGAAGAAGAGCGGACTCCTGTATCATGCCTGCCTGAATCTAAAATGCAACAAAATACACAAAAGCAATAAAATACACATGACGCCGTCAAGCCGCCGCGCTAAGCTTGCTCTCTGATCCAGACAGAATCTTTCGCGTCACTGGCGTATCATCCATGCTCTTCGCGCTTTATAAGGATTTCTCTATGCTGCAGGAAACGCGCCTTCATCGCATCCGTGCCTTACTGACCCGGCTAAACCAGGTCAGTACCGAGCGCATTATCAGGGAGCTGGGGGTGTCACGCGAAACCGCGCGCCGCGACATCATTGAGATGGAAGCGCTGGGTCTGGCACGCCGCGTCCACGGTGGCCTGGTGGCCATTGAAACCCAGGCTGAACCGCCGCTCACGGAACGTCGCAGCACCCAGACCCGGGAGAAACGCGCAATCGCCCGCGCCGCTGCGCAATTGCTGCAGCCCGGACAGACGCTGTTTCTTGATGCGGGCAGCACCACCACGCTGCTGGCAGAGGAGTTACACGCCCTTTCCGGCCTGACGATAGTGACCAACAGCCTGCAGGCCGCGCTGGCACTGAGCGCTGGAGAAGAAAACCAGCCGTTGAATAATCAGATTATTTTGCTGGGTGGGACGATGTCGGCGGGTGCGCAACAGACGCGCGGCGAAATCACCGTTGGCGAGATTATCCGCTACCGAGCCGATGTCGCGCTGCTGTCGCCAGTGGGGATTGACGCAGAGTGCGGTGGCAGCAGTTTTCACCCGCACGAAGCGGCTATCGCCAGAGCAATGGTGCAGCAATCCGCTGCCTGCTATCTGCTGGCCGATCACACCAAACTCGGCGTGGTCAGCCGCACGGTTTACGCGCCGCCGCAGGCGATCTCCCTGCTGATTACTGACAGTGGCGGCGACAACGGTGCCGCACTTGAGGCGTTGCAGCAGACATTGCCAGCGGTAATGGTGGTTTAACGCAGACGCTGAGGATGGCTGTAGACTGTGGCGCGGCCAGGTTTACTGAATCCAACCAGCGTCAGGTTGCAGCGCTCAGCCACCTCAACCGCCAGGCGGGTCGCCGCCGAGACCGCAAACAGGATCTCCACGCCGCACATGGCAGACTTCTGCACCATTTCATAGCTGGCGCGGCTGGAGACC is a genomic window containing:
- a CDS encoding DeoR/GlpR family DNA-binding transcription regulator, with the translated sequence MLQETRLHRIRALLTRLNQVSTERIIRELGVSRETARRDIIEMEALGLARRVHGGLVAIETQAEPPLTERRSTQTREKRAIARAAAQLLQPGQTLFLDAGSTTTLLAEELHALSGLTIVTNSLQAALALSAGEENQPLNNQIILLGGTMSAGAQQTRGEITVGEIIRYRADVALLSPVGIDAECGGSSFHPHEAAIARAMVQQSAACYLLADHTKLGVVSRTVYAPPQAISLLITDSGGDNGAALEALQQTLPAVMVV